The Gossypium hirsutum isolate 1008001.06 chromosome D07, Gossypium_hirsutum_v2.1, whole genome shotgun sequence genome includes the window ACTCTTTGCCTTTGAATAGAACAAAATATCCTTTTTTAAGTAACTAAGCAATACTTATCAGATTTCTATCAATTTTAGGTGTTAAGAGAACATTGGAGACAAGTTTGGCACGTGAAGGAGTGTCAATCAACACATCTCTTTTCCTTTCTGCTTTGATGTATTGACCATTGCCCACTTTTACTCTCGAGTTGAAGTTTTTATCTATGCTCTTGAAGATAGCAGCATCAagtgtcatgtggttggtgcaaCCACTATCAATTAACTGACCTTTTGTGCTATTTCTTCTGATTACTGAACAAGAAACAACAAATACTTGCTTTTCCTGAGCATTGCTCTCTTTTGCCACTTGAGCTTCCATTTTAAACTGCTAAGcttgatgtttttttttgttggCCTCTATTTTTGCAAACCTTTTCAACATGGCCCAGCTGTTTACAAACCTTGCATTGCACATCAGGTCCATACCAGCAGTTTGCTTCTGGATGGCTAATCCTTTTAGAATGAAAGCAAGGTGGATATCTTTTTTTTGCTCAATCTCTTTTAAGCTTGTTTGACCAAGTTTTCTTCCCTTTGTAGCCAGAAGAGCTTGAGGTTGGTCTACTCTTGGCTTGAAATGCACCTTCATGATGCTCCTCCTGTCTGCTAGCTCTCCTTTGTTCTTGAGTATAAAGAGAATTAATTAGCTCAGTCAAAGAGATACTTGACAGATCTCTTGAGTCTTTTAGGGAAGAGATTTTGACTTCATATATTTCAAGTAAGGTTGaaataaccttctccactattctgCTTTCACTGGATTGGTCTCCAAGCAGCCTGATGTTGTTCATAATAGCCATAATCCTGTTTGAATATTGCTTAATTGTCCTGACtccttcattttcaaattttcagtcACTTTTTAAGTTGATGAGTTGTTGTTGTCTTGTTTTTTCAGTACTTTGAAACTCTTCTTTAAGCTTGTCCCAAGCCTGctttggagtctcacaggccatgatCCTTATGAAAATCAAGTTTGACACATTGTTTTGGAGGCAGGACATTGTCTTGTACCTCTTGGCTCTATAATCAGAGTGTTGCCTAATTTGAGCTACCGTGGGGTTAGCTCTCAAGGGTGGTGGTTCAAGATTAGCATTGACAACCTCCCATAAGTCAAATGTTTGTAGGTAGGTTTTCATTTTCACTACCTAAATGTGGTAGCTTTCACCATTGAGCACTGGTGGTGGTGTTGGAGAGAAAACGAATCAAGACATGTTATTAAGAGTAGAAAAGAGAAAGGTCTTCTAAGAAGTTGGCTCTCGATACCAATTGTAGGAGTTAAGAAATAAATCAAGAGATCACAGCAAAGTCTTGAGCTTGAAGCTATAGTGACTTGTTGAACAAACAAAGAAATCGGTCTTGAAGTAACAAGAATAGATTGCTTAACAAGAACCAAAACAAGAAGAGAAATTAGCTGAAAGATTCATCTATCATTACTGAAAACATTTCATTACATATAACAAGTAATCAACTTGTCTGAAAAACAAAAAAGTGTTACCTAAACACACCTAATTCCACTAACATAGTCTTGAAACTTATAAAATATTGCTTGCACTCTTGGTTAAGCTGATTTATCAAATCCATCAGCACCAAATTACATCAAATACATTACATACTTAGTTCAAATGTAACTAAGTAGCAAAAcatcaattaaacaacaaaaaatagCAGCATGTTCTTCAGATGCAACTTGCATGGCTCGAACAGAATGGTCTGCATGAAAGCCACTTTTTAACACCATCCAACTCCATTGAGGTTTGCAGGTTTCCTGTTTTTTCCTCTAAGCAGTTTGTGAATAACTAAAGCAGCCTTACCATGGTTCTCTGAACCCATGTTTTGTTGCTTTCATGCAGTAATAGTTTGATAGGGAAGATGTGATGCATGAGTGACATATGGATCCCCCATAAGTTATAGAAAGAAAGCTAACtattttttccataaaattatttagattttcATCAGTTCTAGGGTTAATTTAAtgtgtattttattaaatattgggGGCAATATAAAGTATCTGTATTCAGCAAAActctttttcaatatattaaagCATCTGATTCCTGATGAAGTGGGATAACTGATAATTACTTGCTGATCTGTCTCTTTGACTTGGTTTTATTTTCAGACTGATGATTTGGAAGATCACATTATCATTTGTGGATTTGGACGCGTTGGGCAGGTGTTTATATATTTGTACccttgaatttgaaattttggtataaatatgtTTGTAACAATGGCAtattctcttttgtttttgttgttctCAGATCATAGCTCAGCTTCTTTCAGAACGGCTAGTTCCATTTGTTGCACTTGATGTGAGGAGGTAACctgaaattttatttgtatttttacaGTTAGGTTTCAGTTTTTGAACGTCAACCGATTATTGCAAACATCTAAATCCATCATCTTTTGCTAGAGCATAAATCCTAGTGCCCATGACTATGAGTTTTGTTTTCTTCACAAAAGGGGTCTAAAATGCCcttaccaaaaaaataaaaaatcaattcagTCCCTAAAGAAAATTACACCCAATTGAGCCTTCattgacaaaaaaagaaaaaagaaaatctatTGGTGTCGTGAAACAGAAATGAAAACAAAGCAGAGTCTTGAGCAACAAGCTTCAATGACTTGCAGCACACAACAAGGAAATCAGGCCGTGAACTTAAATCAAATTGCTTAACAAGGACCAAAAACGAGAAGAAGAAATGCTAAAAAAGATTCATCATGTTGATAGCTGAAGTTTACAGAACTTTTAAACAAGCAAAACAGCTTGACTGAAATTTGTCTTGAAACATATAAAAACTTAACTTGTACAAATAGAAAAGCTAATTTAATCAAGTCAATCAGCACCTAATCAAAACAAATACATTGTCAACTTAGTTCAAATGTAACTAAGCAGCAAAATACAAAATACTAAACATTAGTAGCACGCTGTCCTGCTGCAACATGCATGCCACAACAAAACCAAGCTGCATgcaagccatttcttaacaaaatcAGTTAGCTCTTTCCGTTAATGAAAACTGTCATTGCCGATTTGACAAAAAAAGAAGTTGACGCATGGCATGATTTACTAAGGGCTCAGttgatttttggattttttttacttagggcattttatattttttgcctTTTTTTACCCATTTTATGCAATGTATTGATATAACATTAAATATCCAGTTACTGTATATCTTGTATGTTCATGATTATGAGGTAGAAAGATTGAAGTAAATACATGAGGAAGTTGGCTCCTGGGTGAACGGAACCTGGGGCCTTACTCTTTGAGATGCTTTTCTAAAGGGAAAGAAGTGGGTGGCAGTACTTGCCCACAGTCGAGATGTCACTTGCCATGGAAATGACGCCAGACTGTTGTACTGTTATATGTAAGGGTAGCCCTATTTCCCGGCACATTTTTCCTTCTTTAATGCAAATCAATTACTTGCCTACTCTTATGTAATTGACATTTTTGTTGAAGAAGCTAAGACATTCTAGGAAATGGACCTGACTCATTTTGGAAATGGTCGTAAAGTTAGACTGTCCTAATCTATAACAGTGGTGGACATCACAAAGAATCATACAAGTAAACCCATCAATCCATCATGGTAAGATACTGATTTCTCTTCTTTCAGTGATAGGGTGGCCATGGGGCGCGCACTGGGTCTTTCTCTTTATTTTGGAGATGCTGGTAGTCGAGAGGTACACAAAACTAGTTTGAAATTGGTTGAAGTTGTGGATCAATATTTGACATTCTTAATACTGGGAGACTAGGTCCTTCATAAAGTTGGTGCTGAAAGAGCATGTGCTGCAACAATAACCTTGGATTCTCCCGGTGCCAATTATAGAACTGTTTGGGCTCTGAGCAAGTATTTCCCTAATGTGAAGACTTTCATACAGGCTCACGATGTTGATCACGGCCTTAATTTGGAAAAAGCTGGGGCAACGGCTGTAATATTCTGATACCTTCTACTAAATTCTCCTCTGTGCGTATAATTGTTTTCCCTTCTTCTGGAGTTCCCTTGTAATTCTCTTCTTGCTTGTTGAGCATAGGTTGTACCAGAGACCTTGGAACCAAGTCTGCAGTTAGCAGGTGCTATTCTTTCACAGGTATTGGAATCTTGAACAACTTGTTTACCTTATGTTTTCCTTGGCAATGAAGGAACAGGTTCATAATTTTTCTGTAGGAAGAACCAGAgagtttaatttattatttttgttatccTGAACGAAAATGTTGCACATTCGTGGATCTGATGCTTCAGCTGCTATTCTGTTATTGATATGCTAACACTTTTTGTCTCCCCCTATTTCTTTATGGTAAAGGCTAAACTGCCAGCACAAGAGATTGCAACAGCACTCGATGAATTTAGGTACCGTCATCTTGCAGAGCTAACAGAGGTACTGCTCCCTCTCACCCTCCTTTTGATGCCAAAGAATTTTAAACCACCAGACTATTAAACATTGAACCAACTAACTGATTAGATAGCCATTCACACTCTGACATCTCAAGTGTTTGAACAGCTATGCGAAGCTAGCGGATGCTCACTTGGTTATGGATTCGCTCGTGTCATGAGAAAATCTGAAACCCAGCCGTTAGATTATCCAGATGAAAACCACTTCACTGAAGGAACGTTGCCAATTTGACGAAGTAAGACGGAAAGAGGAAGTGTGCAGAATAACTACATGCGCCGTTGTTGCAAGTTGTACAATGTACATAAATAGAACAAAGGGATAGAAGCAAAGGCATGGTGGGACATTTCACTGATAACAGTTACATTTAAGCGGTGGATAAACcttctgatacgagtcacaaaagcccaaattcttgaaggtgaGGCCCAATAAataaattcccagcccaatcaagaaatccacccatacttagatgaaaatcaggccaaattgtcaaagtggcccaagttgtaaagttttatttttatttatttattttatttagtttaaatttttatattcagtccaagagtcccaaataaaagacccttggccgaatttccatattaaaataattaggagttttttttttgttttagttttagtgttgtaattaaattaggaaaacatttgaaaggcctatttatatggcttggccagccaccctacattacattacaattacattgaaaatttcagatttgatttgagtgaaaattctctttgagttcttcaaggattttctcttgagttttctttagaagttgttttaacaatctttttgattgtgggagccatcttcaaccttcttcttgccattgatattctttggaggggagattagagccgtttgaagggagttgtgagatctttcgagatttcaaggcttcttaggacttatcttttaatttcttactgtcaattctttctttatttctacttgtgctgaattattatctaatctattttctgttcttattgtgttttcagcctttttctatcttaaggaatcagcccaaaaatccccaatttctagggtttttccatactctttttgggtgaaattagattgtcgaaatttggggaaaactatcttggtgttcaattgggcagaatcacaatctccttgaggatttcaagaaccctaacacttatttctattctcaatttgattctttgctgatttgggaattttatttcagatctggaaattcaaagttctaatcttttaatttttctgtttcgtttcggatctgattgtttagggttttcgtaggagtttcccgtgacttggcaactcgatcttggtccgcgcgcaaccccgtatcatttggtatcagattttgggcgttttgggtgttcttggttgatttctaaactgatctctattttttaaagcataaacggcagttttacccagaaaaattgttcaaaaaaaattcatttgagtgggtaaacgttgtccgattgatctaaaattttacatacatgtttttggcactgtgattgaatataaaaaattattcccgcaaaaaaatcagtcaaaaaagtcaaaaaaatcaaaaaatacgaaattcaataaaaatttaaaaaaagatttagcgggttgaatttggtgcccaaaatttccagatcaaaaattcaatatataaggacactccagatttaatttcgtgatttttggagatcgggaacacctcgaacgaagttgtcaagttactccgcagtttttcgggttttctgttttcagcaatttttattgattcttagctgtaggttttcatttgtttccctttattcttcctttacgttatctaaaaccttcttgtttcttgtgttagtaggatttaaacgtgtgcacaacttcttcctcggtgcaacacgaatcaattggtgtctcgtcagtttttggcatcctagtgcaaattaggattctttggtagtttggttcacactctctaattggttgatataaactctgataaagaactcacaagattgaattcgacctcattgagaatttgattttttctttttgagtgattaacggtgaggtttgataacttttatttttgagtgttgagtgttttgtaggttttaaaaaaaaatgtctacaggtgataatactagtgacatatttaaaaaattccaacaacagttggacgaacaggctgctgcacttcgagcgttgactgctactatcaatgaggtgcggttgaatcaagagcctcaatatcgagatcaaattaaagacgatgtggataaccagcctcctgctcataggcgcgctcctcggcgtgtccctagaactgattatgatcttcatgatcgtggacaaccctctttggcaaaaccaaagagcgagcaacaacgagaacatctctttcatactcgctgccatgtacaaggtaagctttgtagagttattattgatggtgaaagttgctcgaacgtagccagtacgacgatggtggaaaagctttgcttaaccactaccaagcatccacgaccttatcaactacaagggcttagcaacgaaagccaatttaaggtcactcaacaagtgcgcatcgccttttctatcggtaaatatcaagacgaagtcgtgtgcaacgtagtacctattcaagcctgccatttattgctaggagaaccatggcaactggatcgaaaagtcactcacgatggtcgtaccaataggtattctttcaagcatcaaggaaagaaacttaccttagtgccgctcactccggaacaagtccatgagaaccaaatcaaactgagaaattctgttagaacaagtgaggaaaaagaaaaagagaatgaaaaagagcaaaaagagattgagagtgaaaatgaatgtgaaacagaaaagaaatttgaaaaagaagttgaagaaagaagagaaaatgagttagaaaaagaaacaaaagaaaaagacgaggaaaggctagtgaggaatgtttccactaaccaagatatgaatttttcttgtgttgctacttttcaggtttctgaaagatcgaaagataactttcaacttcaatacctctcaaatgaaagacgctttcatacgatcaacttaggcaaagatgaaatcacactacatgatcccgaaggtaagcgaggtaaggaaattttagaaaccgagtccagtgcagatttgaaaattattgataaaacttttggtgacttagttcttaaaagatcccctcattttgatccgattaattgttactcttcgattgtggttgataaagtcattacgaaa containing:
- the LOC107956125 gene encoding uncharacterized protein, which codes for MKTYLQTFDLWEVVNANLEPPPLRANPTVAQIRQHSDYRAKRYKTMSCLQNNVSNLIFIRIMACETPKQAWDKLKEEFQRVRTIKQYSNRIMAIMNNIRLLGDQSSESRIVEKNKGELADRRSIMKVHFKPRVDQPQALLATKGRKLGQTSLKEIEQKKDIHLAFILKGLAIQKQTAGMDLMCNARFVNSWAMLKRRNSTKGQLIDSGCTNHMTLDAAIFKSIDKNFNSRVKVGNGQYIKAERKRDVLIDTPSRAKLVSNVLLTPKIDRNLISIA
- the LOC107956124 gene encoding K(+) efflux antiporter 2, chloroplastic-like → MQLAWLEQNGLHESHFLTPSNSIETDDLEDHIIICGFGRVGQIIAQLLSERLVPFVALDVRSDRVAMGRALGLSLYFGDAGSREVLHKVGAERACAATITLDSPGANYRTVWALSKYFPNVKTFIQAHDVDHGLNLEKAGATAVVPETLEPSLQLAGAILSQAKLPAQEIATALDEFRYRHLAELTELCEASGCSLGYGFARVMRKSETQPLDYPDENHFTEGTLPI